From Trichoderma atroviride chromosome 1, complete sequence, one genomic window encodes:
- a CDS encoding uncharacterized protein (CAZy:GT2_Chitin_synth~TransMembrane:6 (o180-197i218-240o485-503i869-897o909-930i937-960o)): protein MPPLGCRDGREGIETWMLERGWSNGEVFIGKERVWIRENAWWEAENMLDVKPGDELHPIHSNPFNSGFDTGYSGTGSGYFPPTGLDNGVGSSRDALAHNRGMSQSNMSQFTLGQNQAPHAAPSIHPSIAPTMRNGDYGLGNKGDLYRNDGFYNAEAAALDPELAENKQIETKEVDNARRAWVWFCWAMTWYIPSFLLRWPGGMKRPDVRMAWREKFTLCLLIALMNGIIVFWIVGFGRVLCPNMDKAWNRKQVGFHQGENDYYVSIHGSVYDLTKFWKQQHSDTAIKTTSDVMLPLAGMDLDDYFIPPLNVACPGLGISDAFQLSLNNTILYQTAVHTSGHFQPDPTTKLHDENWYFNVFEPAIEEYYKGELVYTTKDVAKEGNDEQRMWAMYGNKIYDLTNYFSTLAVYDNSKQSVFLNKDITDLWANNPGTDIQSKLDVLLNDPNNNSTVHANLENSWFCIQRLFLKGYTDFRVTPRCTVNNWILLSFTIVLCVVIGLKFVSALQFGGKRRPSPQDKFVICQVPAYTEGEDSLRKALDSLTALQYDNKRKLICIICDGMVVGGGNDRPTPKIVLDILGVDPKVDPPALPFKAVGAGGDQLNYGKVYSGLYEYEGNVVPYLVVIKVGREAEQRKSKPGNRGKRDSQILLMSFLNRVHHRSPMNPLELEMFNQINNVIGVDPELYEYLLMVDADTCVQEDSLNRLVAACAHNAKIAGICGETSLENDQKSWWTMIQVYEYYISHHMAKAFESLFGSVTCLPGCFTMYRLRTAEKGKPLIISDAVIRDYSVCDVDTLHQKNLLSLGEDRFLTTLMTKHFPSMQYKFLAHAQCKTAAPESWSVLLSQRRRWINSTIHNLVELMRLKDMCGFCFFGMRFIVFMDLFGTIILPATCAYLGYMIYSVATHPASFPLWSIVILAAVYGLQALIFLLKRQWQHIGWMIIYILAYPIYSFALPVYSFWNQDNFSWGNTRVVIGEKGNKQVVAVDDEGFNPATVPLQLWDDYALTNNLPGRRGNYNYQEKQDFGYNEQYEMDEMKSVYSAGPQGSVLTGMHGRNTYMPPQSPAPFAASHIGDPSYMHRQSMMSMGTGIQDRSQSPYSDFPQRTSVMHTRGLSNLTPSPGLSPGLSPGFGGMNRSSSAMSFGRGHEATRSTTSFDFNGAAGGIMSSDAAIVEAIQSVLQGVDLDTVTKKQVRALVEQRLQTELVGERRTFVDKQIDRELENM from the exons ATGCCCCCCCTTGGCTGCAGGGATGGGCGAGAAGGCATCGAGACATGGATGCTGGAGCGTGGCTGGAGCAACGGCGAAGTCTTCATCGGCAAGGAACGGGTCTGGATTCGCGAGAATGCATGGTGGGAGGCCGAGAACATGCTTGATGTTAAGCCAGGCGATGAACTACATCCCATCCACAGCAACCCCTTCAATAGTGGTTTTGATACTGGCTACTCGGGAACTGGCAGCGGCTACTTCCCACCGACTGGTCTGGACAATGGTGTCGGCTCCAGCCGTGATGCACTGGCTCACAACCGCGGCATGAGCCAAAGCAACATGAGCCAATTCACGCTCGGCCAAAACCAGGCGCCGCATGCCGcgccatccatccacccatCCATTGCACCTACTATGCGCAATGGTGACTATGGTCTGGGTAACAAGGGTGACCTGTATAGGAATGACGGGTTCTACAACGCGGAAGCCGCTGCCCTCGACCCCGAGCTAGCTGAGAACAAGCAGATTGAGACAAAGGAGGTGGATAATGCCCGTCGAGCCTGGGTCTGGTTCTGCTGGGCCATGACCTGGTATAttccttccttcttgctCCGCTGGCCTGGTGGCATGAAACGCCCCGATGTCCGCATGGCCTGGCGTGAGAAGTTCACGCTGTGCCTGTTGATTGCCCTTATGAACGGTATCATCGTCTTTTGGATTGTCGGATTCGGGCGTGTTCTTTGCCCTAACATGGACAAAGCTTGGAACCGTAAGCAGGTTGGCTTCCACCAAGGCGAAAACGATTACTACGTCAGTATCCATGGCAGTGTCTATGATCTTACCAAATTCTGGAAGCAACAGCACAGTGACACCGCCATCAAGACCACTTCTGACGTCATGTTGCCCTTGGCTGGTATGGATTTGGACGATTACTTCATTCCTCCTCTGAATGTAGCCTGCCCAGGTCTTGGTATTTCAGATGCCTTTCAGCTATCTCTCAACAACACTATCCTATACCAGACGGCTGTGCATACTTCAGGCCACTTCCAACCTGATCCTACCACTAAGCTGCACGACGAGAATTGGTACTTCAACGTCTTTGAGCCAGCTATCGAGGAATATTACAAGGGAGAACTGGTTTACACCACAAAGGATGTTGCGAAAGAAGGCAATGACGAGCAAAGGATGTGGGCCATGTATGGCAACAAAATCTATGACCTGACCAACTATTTCTCGACCCTCGCTGTTTATGATAACAGTAAACAGTCCGTGTTCCTCAACAAGGACATCACTGATTTATGGGCCAACAATCCTGGAACCGATATCCAGAGCAAACTTGACGTTCTCCTCAACGATCCTAACAACAACAGCACCGTACACGCCAATCTTGAAAACAGCTGGTTTTGCATACAGCGCCTTTTCTTGAAAGGCTACACGGATTTCCGCGTAACCCCCCGGTGCACAGTGAACAACTggattcttctctccttcaccaTTGTTCTCTGTGTTGTCATTGGGCTCAAGTTCGTGTCCGCCCTCCAATTTGGCGGCAAGCGACGCCCATCTCCTCAAGACAAATTTGTTATTTGTCAAGTCCCTGCTTACACAGAAGGTGAAGACTCGTTGCGAAAAGCACTCGACTCGTTGACAGCCTTGCAATACGACAATAAGCGCAAgctcatctgcatcatctgcgACGGTATGGTTGTCGGAGGAGGTAATGATCGGCCTACGCCCAAGATTGTTCTGGACATCCTGGGTGTCGACCCCAAAGTTGACCCTCCGGCTCTTCCATTCAAAGCTGTGGGTGCTGGCGGTGATCAGCTTAACTACGGGAAAGTCTATTCCGGCCTTTACGAGTACGAAGGCAATGTTGTTCCATATCTGGTCGTTATCAAAGTCGGTCGAGAGGCAGAACAAAGGAAGTCAAAGCCCGGTAACCGTGGAAAACGTGATTCCCAGATTCTTCTTATGAGCTTCCTTAACCGTGTGCACCATCGCTCTCCCATGAACCCGCTCGAACTGGAAATGTTCAATCAGATCAACAATGTCATTGGCGTGGACCCTGAGCTGTACGAGTACCTGCTCATGGTTGATGCCGACACGTGTGTCCAAGAAGATTCCTTGAACAGATTGGTTGCAGCTTGCGCTCATAACGCAAAGATTGCCGGTATCTGCGGTGAGACCAGTCTCGAGAATGACCAAAAGTCCTGGTGGACAATGATTCAGGTCTATGAATACTACATCTCTCATCATATGGCGAAGGCTTTCGAGTCTTTGTTTGGTAGCGTTACCTGTTTGCCCGGATG TTTCACCATGTATCGTCTTAGAACAGCAGAGAAGGGCAAGCCCCTAATCATTTCTGATGCTGTCATCCGGGATTACAGTGTTTGCGACGTCGATACACTTCACCAGAAGAATCTTCTCTCTCTGGGTGAGGATCGATTCTTGACAACGTTGATGACAAAGCACTTCCCCTCTATGCAATACAAATTCTTGGCGCATGCTCAGTGCAAGACAGCTGCTCCAGAATCGTGGAGCGTTCTCCTGTCCCAGCGTCGTCGATGGATCAACTCCACCATCCACAACTTGGTTGAGCTTATGCGATTGAAGGATATGTGTGGCTTCTGTTTCTTCGGCATGCGCTTCATTGTCTTCATGGATCTCTTCGGTACCATCATTCTTCCTGCGACGTGCGCTTACCTTGGCTACATGATCTACAGCGTAGCGACACACCCGGCGTCGTTCCCACTGTGGTCCATTGtcatcttggctgccgtTTATGGTCTTCAGGcgctcatcttcctcttaAAGAGGCAGTGGCAGCACATTGGATGGATGATTATCTATATCCTTGCATACCCCATTTACTCGTTTGCCCTTCCGGTGTACTCCTTCTGGAACCAAGACAATTTCTCTTGGGGTAACACTCGTGTCGTTATTGGAGAGAAGGGCAACAAGCAAGTGGTTGCTGTAGATGACGAAGGCTTCAACCCGGCGACTGtccctctccagctctggGATGATTATGCTCTTACCAACAATCTTCCGGGCCGCCGTGGCAACTACAATTATCAGGAGAAGCAAGACTTTGGCTACAATGAGCAGTACGAGATGGACGAAATGAAATCCGTCTACTCTGCCGGTCCTCAAGGCTCGGTCCTCACCGGTATGCACGGACGCAACACATACATGCCTCCCCAGTCTCCTGCACCTTTCGCCGCCAGCCATATCGGCGACCCATCATATATGCACCGCCAGTCAATGATGTCCATGGGCACTGGGATTCAGGATCGCAGCCAGTCACCGTACTCTGACTTCCCCCAGCGTACTAGCGTGA